In Desulfobulbaceae bacterium, a genomic segment contains:
- a CDS encoding GMP/IMP nucleotidase — MIINWQEIETVLLDMDGTLLDKHFDDYFWEHFVPAIYAEKNGIDERTARKKLLATYQAREGTLDWTDLDYWSEQLDLDIPALKIKIDHLIQVHPYVIDFLEHLKSMAKKTYLVTNAHSKTLDIKMTKTALSGHFTGIVCAEEIGMPKENPKFWQGLKEKIPFSNEATMLAEDTEKILVSAHTHGIKHLIYVARPSSQGPIKNSEQFPSIIYFNELINEQKKR, encoded by the coding sequence ATGATAATTAATTGGCAGGAGATTGAAACGGTGCTGCTCGATATGGACGGTACCCTACTCGATAAGCACTTTGACGACTATTTCTGGGAGCATTTTGTTCCTGCGATCTATGCCGAAAAAAATGGCATAGACGAAAGAACAGCCCGTAAAAAATTACTGGCTACCTATCAAGCACGGGAAGGAACACTGGATTGGACCGATCTCGACTATTGGAGTGAACAGCTCGATCTCGATATCCCGGCATTAAAAATCAAGATCGATCATTTGATACAAGTTCACCCCTACGTGATCGACTTTCTGGAACACCTGAAAAGCATGGCTAAAAAGACCTACCTGGTCACCAACGCACACAGCAAGACCCTTGATATCAAAATGACCAAAACAGCGCTTAGCGGCCACTTTACAGGCATCGTCTGTGCTGAAGAAATTGGGATGCCGAAAGAAAATCCAAAATTCTGGCAGGGTCTGAAAGAAAAAATTCCTTTTAGTAATGAGGCAACCATGCTTGCCGAAGATACCGAGAAAATTCTCGTTTCCGCCCACACTCACGGCATCAAACACCTCATCTATGTCGCCCGCCCCAGTAGCCAAGGACCAATCAAAAATTCAGAACAATTTCCCTCTATTATCTACTTTAACGAGTTGATCAATGAACAAAAGAAACGGTAA
- a CDS encoding dihydroorotate dehydrogenase: MAINTPDLSLNIGSLRLPNPVMTASGTFGYGKEFESFVDLGSVGAVVVKGISLLPRPGNPPPRIVETACGMLNAIGLENVGVERFVSEKLPYLRTKGCRVIVNVLGDSIEEYCQLASRLNGVEGVNGIELNISCPNVKKGGVAFGTNESMAREVTAAVRKITRLPLIVKLSPNVTDIGAMAKAVEEGGADAVSLINTLIGMAISIKTKKPVLANTIGGLSGPAIKPVALRMVFQVADRVKIPVIGIGGITTWQDAIEFILAGASAIQVGTANFINPRAVDEIRLGITNYLVQEKIGAIQELIGAAKR; the protein is encoded by the coding sequence ATGGCAATAAACACACCCGATCTATCTTTAAATATCGGCTCGTTACGACTGCCAAATCCGGTGATGACAGCCTCCGGCACCTTCGGCTACGGGAAAGAATTTGAATCTTTCGTGGATTTGGGTTCAGTAGGCGCGGTAGTAGTCAAAGGTATTTCACTCCTGCCACGGCCTGGTAATCCGCCGCCTCGGATTGTTGAAACTGCCTGTGGCATGTTGAATGCTATCGGACTGGAAAATGTCGGGGTCGAACGATTTGTCAGCGAGAAATTGCCGTATCTGCGGACAAAAGGATGTCGAGTCATAGTCAATGTCTTGGGTGATAGCATTGAGGAATATTGCCAACTTGCCTCACGACTCAACGGTGTGGAAGGTGTCAACGGGATTGAACTGAACATCTCCTGTCCCAATGTCAAGAAAGGAGGAGTGGCCTTTGGAACAAATGAGAGTATGGCCAGAGAGGTGACAGCCGCTGTGCGAAAAATTACCCGCCTGCCTTTAATTGTAAAACTGTCACCAAACGTCACCGACATCGGGGCCATGGCAAAGGCGGTAGAAGAAGGCGGAGCTGATGCTGTATCTCTGATTAACACTTTAATTGGCATGGCCATCAGTATTAAAACTAAAAAACCGGTTCTTGCCAACACCATCGGCGGATTGTCTGGCCCGGCAATCAAACCCGTAGCCCTGCGTATGGTTTTTCAGGTAGCTGATCGAGTGAAAATTCCTGTCATTGGAATCGGTGGGATTACCACTTGGCAGGACGCAATTGAATTCATCCTGGCAGGGGCAAGCGCGATCCAAGTTGGAACCGCCAACTTTATCAACCCTAGGGCGGTCGACGAAATCAGGCTAGGTATTACAAATTATCTGGTTCAGGAAAAAATAGGGGCGATTCAAGAATTGATCGGAGCGGCAAAGAGATGA
- a CDS encoding dihydroorotate dehydrogenase electron transfer subunit, with protein sequence MEQCEVTITSKERLSADIVRLTLLAPSIVEKAQPGQFINVKAGTNTLDPLLRRPFSIHQTYSDGTLQIVFKILGKGTEELARVSVDETLNVVGPLGNAFTLGKAMCLIGGGLGIAPLLFLAKKIRQSAQSPALSVILGARTKDELLPLANDFTALGITPHLATDDGSLGHHGLVTDLMKILIQDQNPWQICTCGPYPMMKQIASISRSHGWNCQVSLETMMACGIKACLGCTVLANTENTKGGKYLHVCQDGPVFCEGEIAWQ encoded by the coding sequence ATGGAACAATGCGAAGTTACCATCACATCAAAAGAACGACTAAGCGCCGATATTGTCCGATTAACCTTGCTGGCGCCGTCAATCGTGGAAAAAGCTCAACCAGGTCAGTTTATTAATGTCAAGGCCGGGACGAACACCCTAGACCCATTGTTGCGACGGCCTTTCTCTATTCATCAAACATATTCCGATGGAACACTGCAGATTGTCTTTAAGATCCTGGGTAAAGGCACAGAAGAGCTGGCCAGAGTCAGTGTTGACGAAACTCTTAATGTGGTCGGTCCCCTGGGCAACGCCTTCACCCTTGGGAAGGCCATGTGTTTGATTGGTGGTGGGCTTGGAATCGCGCCTCTGTTGTTTCTGGCCAAAAAAATACGGCAATCAGCACAGTCACCAGCCCTATCCGTTATCTTGGGGGCACGCACCAAAGATGAACTTCTCCCTTTGGCTAACGATTTCACTGCACTGGGAATCACTCCGCATCTTGCCACAGACGACGGAAGTTTAGGCCATCATGGATTAGTGACAGATCTGATGAAAATACTGATTCAAGACCAGAACCCCTGGCAGATCTGCACCTGCGGTCCCTACCCAATGATGAAACAAATAGCGTCAATCAGCCGCAGCCACGGATGGAACTGCCAGGTATCCCTTGAAACAATGATGGCCTGTGGAATTAAAGCGTGCTTGGGGTGTACGGTGTTAGCCAATACTGAAAACACCAAAGGAGGGAAATACCTCCATGTCTGTCAAGACGGTCCGGTTTTTTGTGAAGGAGAAATCGCATGGCAATAA